One region of Candidatus Poribacteria bacterium genomic DNA includes:
- a CDS encoding propionyl-CoA synthetase, producing the protein MSDTYEKIYAQSLNEPEAFWAQAAEDVHWYKKWDTVLDDSQKPFYRWFTGGMTNSCYNALDLHVESGRADQTALIYDSPVTDTIETFTYRELRDEVARFAGVLVAQGVQKGDRVIIYMPMVPEAVIAMLACARIGAVHSVVFGGFAANELATRIDDAKPKLILSASCGIEVDRIVAYKPLLDSAIELAVEKPSRCIILQRPQEEASMIEGRDLDWTEVMEGATPVDCVPVAATDPLYILYTSGTTGVPKGVVRDNGGHLVALNWSLKNVYGVDAGEVYWAASDIGWAVGHSYTVYAPLFKGCTTVLYEGKPVGTPDPGAFWRVISQHGVSTLFTAPTVFRAIKREDPNGDYIRKYDLSGFRALFLAGERCDPDTLIWAQEQLNVPVIDHWWQTETGWPVGANPIGIEAFPVKPGSCTKPVPGYDVRVLDDDGAEVEASQIGNIVIKLPLPPGCLPTLWNNDGGYQSSYLSTYSGYYLTADAGYKDEEDYLWIMSRTDDIINVAGHRLSTGAMEEVLAAHPDVAECAVVGIADQIKGEVPMGFIVLKAGVQRAEDLIIQELIQMVRGEIGPIASFRVATVVQRLPKTRSGKILRGTMKSIADGVEYRMPATIDDPVILDEITEALAILGYPRKSS; encoded by the coding sequence ATGTCTGATACCTATGAGAAAATCTACGCACAGTCATTGAACGAGCCGGAGGCGTTTTGGGCGCAGGCAGCGGAAGATGTGCACTGGTACAAGAAGTGGGATACAGTGCTTGATGACTCGCAGAAGCCTTTCTATCGCTGGTTTACAGGGGGCATGACCAACAGCTGCTACAACGCCCTCGACCTGCATGTGGAAAGTGGACGCGCTGACCAGACAGCACTCATTTACGATAGTCCCGTTACAGACACTATTGAGACCTTCACCTACCGAGAACTTCGGGACGAAGTTGCACGTTTTGCAGGTGTCCTTGTTGCTCAAGGCGTTCAGAAAGGCGATCGGGTGATTATCTACATGCCTATGGTGCCCGAGGCGGTTATCGCCATGCTTGCCTGTGCTCGGATTGGTGCGGTTCATTCGGTTGTCTTCGGAGGATTCGCTGCCAATGAACTGGCAACCCGCATTGACGATGCAAAACCGAAACTCATCCTCTCCGCTTCGTGCGGTATTGAAGTGGACCGGATTGTGGCATATAAGCCCCTACTTGATAGCGCTATTGAACTCGCGGTAGAAAAGCCTTCGCGCTGTATCATCCTACAGCGTCCCCAAGAAGAGGCGTCCATGATCGAGGGTCGCGATTTGGATTGGACGGAAGTTATGGAGGGCGCGACTCCAGTCGATTGTGTGCCGGTTGCCGCAACAGATCCACTTTATATCCTCTACACTTCCGGTACAACGGGTGTGCCGAAAGGTGTTGTACGTGACAACGGCGGTCATCTGGTCGCGCTCAATTGGAGCTTAAAGAATGTTTATGGCGTGGATGCCGGCGAAGTATACTGGGCAGCTTCAGACATCGGTTGGGCTGTTGGCCATTCCTACACTGTCTACGCGCCTCTTTTTAAGGGATGTACGACGGTTTTGTACGAAGGGAAACCGGTTGGCACCCCCGATCCGGGGGCATTCTGGCGGGTCATTTCCCAACATGGGGTGAGTACTTTGTTCACGGCACCGACCGTCTTCCGGGCGATTAAACGGGAGGATCCGAATGGCGATTATATCCGTAAGTACGATCTCAGCGGTTTCCGGGCACTCTTTCTTGCCGGTGAGCGATGTGATCCTGACACGCTAATCTGGGCGCAGGAACAACTTAACGTCCCAGTAATTGACCACTGGTGGCAGACGGAAACTGGTTGGCCCGTTGGCGCGAACCCCATCGGCATCGAGGCGTTTCCCGTAAAGCCGGGTTCCTGTACCAAGCCGGTCCCGGGCTACGATGTGCGGGTCTTAGATGATGATGGCGCAGAGGTGGAAGCGAGCCAGATTGGTAATATCGTCATCAAGTTGCCGTTGCCTCCCGGCTGCCTCCCGACGCTATGGAACAACGACGGGGGTTATCAGTCGTCTTATCTCAGTACCTATTCGGGTTACTATTTGACAGCGGATGCCGGCTACAAGGATGAAGAGGATTACCTCTGGATCATGAGCCGCACGGACGACATCATCAATGTGGCAGGACACCGTCTCTCCACCGGCGCGATGGAGGAAGTACTAGCAGCGCATCCCGACGTAGCTGAGTGTGCTGTCGTGGGGATCGCAGACCAAATTAAAGGGGAAGTTCCGATGGGCTTTATTGTGCTGAAAGCTGGCGTCCAACGTGCCGAGGATCTCATCATTCAGGAACTTATCCAGATGGTACGTGGGGAGATTGGTCCCATCGCCTCGTTCCGAGTTGCGACTGTGGTGCAGCGACTTCCCAAGACACGGTCGGGTAAGATTCTGCGCGGAACGATGAAGAGCATTGCCGATGGGGTTGAGTATCGGATGCCGGCGACAATTGATGACCCGGTTATCTTGGATGAAATTACTGAGGCCTTGGCAATTCTAGGATATCCGCGTAAAAGTTCATAG
- a CDS encoding phytanoyl-CoA dioxygenase family protein: MREGKSFEENLAQLEHDGFLLIKNALDMKTVQKWRDSLYGRYKRGEYDRRNNVGNVSYNQLLEQEPEMTRALIAHPSVAPYLKATLGKQCQLRSVRAHLNPDDYTQEWHMDFYDYWYQQEKADAGRFIQGFCMNTTFYLTDNTPDRARLTFVKDLCHRAIPEELREHLWYRDDRNNPFQRWCDKQPHVDLYPMSGDAVVFYSHLPHQGAKMGPDPEGEIRGNIVFHYQQNPMYPGIRFVSHPQFTLDALGYDGTFPFVED, encoded by the coding sequence ATGCGTGAAGGCAAATCATTTGAAGAAAATCTAGCGCAACTTGAGCACGATGGATTTCTGCTTATCAAGAACGCCCTCGATATGAAAACCGTTCAGAAATGGCGGGATAGCCTGTATGGGCGCTACAAGCGGGGAGAATATGACCGCAGAAACAATGTCGGCAATGTGTCATATAACCAGTTGCTAGAGCAGGAGCCGGAGATGACGCGGGCACTTATCGCGCATCCCAGCGTTGCGCCATACCTGAAGGCAACTCTGGGGAAGCAGTGCCAACTCCGCAGTGTGCGTGCACACCTCAACCCTGACGACTACACGCAGGAATGGCACATGGACTTCTACGATTACTGGTATCAACAGGAGAAAGCCGATGCGGGACGTTTTATCCAAGGGTTCTGTATGAACACCACATTTTACCTGACCGATAACACGCCGGATCGGGCACGCCTTACCTTCGTCAAAGACCTCTGTCATCGTGCAATTCCCGAAGAACTTCGGGAACATCTCTGGTACAGGGACGATCGAAACAATCCGTTCCAGCGTTGGTGCGACAAACAGCCACATGTAGACCTGTATCCGATGAGCGGGGATGCGGTGGTGTTCTACAGTCATCTGCCCCACCAAGGTGCCAAAATGGGACCAGATCCCGAAGGGGAGATTCGTGGGAATATTGTCTTTCACTACCAGCAGAATCCGATGTATCCCGGCATTCGCTTTGTCAGCCACCCACAGTTCACGCTCGATGCCCTCGGTTATGACGGCACTTTTCCCTTTGTTGAAGATTGA
- a CDS encoding glycoside hydrolase family 32 protein, which produces MTELMQRDIDPRRLELASDPYRPAYHFICPANWMNDPNGTIFWKGRYHIFYQYNPNGAFHGTIHWGHASSADLVHWTDHPIALPPGPEGADRDQCYSGAAFINKEGVPTFIYHGLPDGICLATSDDDLLINWEKHPANPIISNPQAGDDFRIGGAPCAWVEGDTYYALTGNSGAAPPDAAYLYTSKDLAHWEYLHPFYEGGVFTEWGEDCGCPDFFRLGDKHVLSFTSHPRGAQFYIGTYANQRFTPERHKRLALGDAGRPGVYNEGLTLLDDKGRRILFGRLHEARYSYVQRASGWAGMFALPMVLSLSDDEDLLLEPVPELEALRGEHTHFSDIRLNGYSDHPLDEIRGDQLEIRAVFEWESAEEFGLKVCCSPDGEEQTLIRLNLNPWSANREPQEIRPLRELILDPNRSSISSEVSNRESERCTFDLPYGESIELRVFVDRTVVEVFANDRYYLAKRIYPARPDSLGVELFARGGKAIVRSLDVWQMGAIWPLA; this is translated from the coding sequence ATGACTGAATTGATGCAGCGCGACATTGACCCACGCCGTCTGGAATTGGCATCTGATCCGTACCGTCCGGCATATCACTTTATATGTCCAGCCAACTGGATGAACGATCCGAACGGAACCATTTTCTGGAAAGGCAGATACCACATCTTTTACCAGTACAATCCGAATGGAGCTTTCCACGGCACGATACATTGGGGACACGCTTCCAGCGCGGATCTGGTTCATTGGACAGATCACCCAATTGCGCTGCCGCCCGGTCCGGAGGGAGCAGACAGGGACCAGTGCTACAGTGGTGCAGCGTTTATCAACAAAGAAGGGGTGCCCACATTCATCTATCACGGTTTGCCGGACGGTATCTGCCTCGCTACAAGCGACGATGACTTGCTTATCAACTGGGAAAAACACCCAGCGAACCCGATTATATCCAATCCGCAGGCGGGAGATGACTTTCGGATCGGTGGTGCCCCATGCGCTTGGGTCGAAGGGGATACTTATTACGCCCTGACCGGAAACAGCGGTGCCGCGCCGCCGGATGCGGCGTATCTGTATACCTCCAAAGACCTCGCTCATTGGGAGTATCTGCATCCCTTCTATGAGGGAGGGGTTTTCACTGAGTGGGGCGAGGACTGCGGCTGTCCTGACTTTTTCCGTCTGGGAGATAAACATGTACTGTCCTTCACTAGCCACCCGCGTGGGGCGCAATTCTACATAGGAACTTATGCCAATCAACGGTTCACCCCGGAGCGCCACAAGCGTTTGGCGCTTGGCGATGCAGGTCGTCCCGGTGTCTACAATGAGGGATTAACACTGTTGGATGACAAGGGACGGCGCATTCTGTTTGGCCGGCTGCACGAAGCACGCTATAGCTATGTCCAACGTGCGTCTGGTTGGGCGGGGATGTTCGCTCTACCGATGGTTCTGTCGCTGTCCGATGACGAAGATTTGCTTTTAGAGCCTGTCCCAGAATTGGAGGCGTTGCGAGGTGAGCACACGCACTTTTCTGACATCCGATTGAACGGGTACTCAGACCACCCGCTTGATGAAATTCGTGGTGATCAGTTAGAGATTCGAGCGGTATTTGAATGGGAGAGTGCTGAGGAGTTCGGTCTGAAAGTCTGCTGTTCCCCGGACGGCGAAGAGCAAACCCTTATCCGCCTTAATCTCAATCCGTGGTCAGCCAACCGTGAGCCGCAAGAGATTCGTCCCTTGCGGGAATTAATCTTGGATCCAAACCGGTCTAGCATTAGTTCGGAGGTGAGCAATCGTGAATCGGAACGGTGCACGTTTGATCTCCCTTACGGTGAGTCGATAGAATTGCGGGTATTCGTGGATCGGACCGTGGTGGAGGTTTTCGCCAATGATCGCTACTACTTGGCGAAGCGTATCTATCCTGCAAGGCCCGATAGCCTCGGCGTAGAATTATTTGCGCGCGGCGGCAAGGCGATTGTGCGATCGTTGGACGTATGGCAGATGGGGGCAATTTGGCCTCTTGCATAG